A single region of the Gopherus evgoodei ecotype Sinaloan lineage chromosome 3, rGopEvg1_v1.p, whole genome shotgun sequence genome encodes:
- the LOC115649379 gene encoding LOW QUALITY PROTEIN: paraneoplastic antigen Ma1 homolog (The sequence of the model RefSeq protein was modified relative to this genomic sequence to represent the inferred CDS: deleted 1 base in 1 codon) produces the protein MNIDPRNCLLVTGVLEAVDEGSIEPMLRSSPEYLCKCKMCGHIFVREEGAFAVLCELPSAVDPLQVPGTKAVDDGEWKVITTGSQPSPAPTADVEFLKKMSDFLGKEGKTLADMPGLLGLKPRAPQQETAPSPDEWVKALGQALGKVMHPTPESSLYRKLRLFSGGPTPIPGEEAFEPWLEHTTEMLQEWAVPEAEKRRRLVECLRGPVLDVIRTLKLSNPGVKVRDCLEALDHAFGRTEGSEDVYCKFLNARQQKGEKVSAYVQRLEKLLQRAIMRGAVAVKQMDRTRLAQILRGIQYQNPILLHLRLREWQDNPPSYSRLIKEVREEEERQAAGKVWEVQQHQATGTTSTRTPKALMVNPQEELTQRVQALT, from the exons ATGAATATTGACCCCAGGAACTGTCTTCTGGTAACGGGGGTGCTGGAGGCAGTCGATGAGGGCTCAATAGAACCTATGTTAAGGTCATCCCCTGAGTACCTGTGTAAGTGCAAAATGTGTGGGCACATTTTTGTGAGGGAAGAGGGGGCTTTTGCTGTATTGTGTGAGCTGCCCTCGGCTGTGGACCCTCTACAGGTTCCAGGCACGAAAGCAGTGGATGATGGTGAGTGGAAGGTAATAACCACTGGGAGCCAGCCCTCACCAGCCCCTACTGCTGATGtagagtttttaaagaaaatgtcagactttttggggaaagagggaaaaactTTGGCTGATATGCCGGGTCTGTTGGGCCTTAAGCCGAGAGCCCCACAACAGGAGACTGCTCCTTCACCTGATGAGTGGGTGAAGGCTTTGGGGCAAGCATTAGGGAAGGTcatg caccccacccccgaGTCAAGCCTCTATCGTAAACTGAGGTTGTTTTCTGGGGGTCCCACCCCAATACCTGGGGAGGAAGCATTtgaaccctggctggagcacaccacagagatgctgcaggagtgggcGGTGCCTGAGGCTGAAAAGAGAAGGCGACTAGTAGAGTGTCTCAGGGGGCCAGTTCTAGATgtgattcgcaccctgaagctcagtAACCCTGGGGTCAAGGTgagggactgcctagaggccctggaCCATGCCTTTGGGAGAACTGAGGGTTCAGAGGATGTTTATTGCAAATTCCTCAATGCCAGGCAACAAAAGGGAGAGAAGGTTTCTGCCTATGTCCAAAGATTGGAGAAATTATTACAGAGAGCCATCATGAGGGGAGCAGTAGCCGTTAAGCAAATGGACCGGACTAGATTGGCTCAGATTTTGAGAGGAATTCAATATCAGAACCCAATCCTTCTCCACCTTCGATTAAGGGAATGGCAAGATAATCCACCAAGTTACTCTCGCCTGATAAAAGAGGTCcgagaggaagaagagaggcaggcagctggcaaGGTTTGGGAGGTGCAGCAACACCAAGCAACTGGCACAACATCCACACGGACACCCAAGGCACTAATGGTGAATCCTCAAGAGGAACTTACTCAGCGAGTGCAGGCCTTGACATAG